The Orcinus orca chromosome 20, mOrcOrc1.1, whole genome shotgun sequence region gtgtctagagcccgtgctcagcaacaagagaagccaccgcaatgagaagccctcgcaccgcaacgaagagtagaccccgctcgctgcaactagagaaagcccacgcgcggcaacgaagacccaacgcaaccaaaaattaaataaataagaaaagagaattcagcaagagCATCCCTGGAAGCCTGAACCGGAAGAAACAGTGATTTCTTTTCCGACAGCGACACCATGTGACCAATTGGGAGAACTGCACCTTCCTCACACCACCTTGGATCACTAGGAATCAATATGGGACCATGGAATCACTTCCGTTCATTGAGATTTAGTGTAAAGAAAATCACCAATTCCCTGACATGACACTTTTCAAAGAGGTCAGGAAGAGGGAAAAATATATCTTCTGTCTTTTcaaatcctttctctctctggaccCCTACCTGTCCCAGCTTCACCACTTGCTGGCTGTGGGACCTCGGACAAGTGACCTCACATCTCTGGGTGAAGATTTGGTGGAGGGAGGAAGCAAGGGAGAAGGGAGTGGGGGACCAAGGCAACCCCAGGCTGGGATTGGGCATGACTAAGATCATGTGCAGAGTGATAGATTGTACCCTCAGTGCCTCTGTtgcctccttcttcccttcttgaCTCAGAACTGCTTCTTATGGCTCCCTGCCTTTCCTCACTTCTCTCCATCCAGGGGAAAGACTGAGTCCTCCTGTCCTCTTAGCTTAACCCTTCGGCCGACTCCACTTTGCAGCACCTCATGACAGGCAGCTCCATCCCCCCCAcaccctttttttaaaacttcaaggaTATTTATTGTTAAGAAGTCTTAAGGTTGGTAGTCAGCTCAACAATGCAATCAAGGTTTCAgaatttttctatcttttcacGCTCTCCTTTCTTTAGCTTGTTGGGTTTTCATCCACTTGGTTTTTGCCTCATGGTGGCAAGATGACCATTGCAGCTCCAGGCATCACATCTGTGTTCAaagcaggaagaaagaggaaggcacCCTGCCAGCGCACTTGCCTGTTGTGCCTGTCCtcctgccatttaaaaaaattgaagtaaaatacacataacataacatttaccatttgaaagaagccagacacaaaagaacacatattgtatgattccatttgtatgaaatattcagagtaggcaaatctgtagagacagagaGTGGATTCATGGCTACCAggggctggcttctttcacctggCGTAACGTTTTCAAGAtttgtccatgttgtagcatgcgtcagcgtttcattcctttttatggcggaataatattccgttgtatgaaTGTACCCTATTTTGTTCATCCTTTGATGGACACCTGGGATGATTCCATCTTTTGGTTATGGTGactaatactgctatgaacattcatgtacaagtttttgtttgaacacccgttttccattcttttttgtttgaacacccgttttccattcttttttgtttgaacacccgttttccattcttttgggttagtttttgtttttacaggaCGACAAAGCCATCATTGCATCTAACAAAATTAGCAGTAATTCCTGAATATCATATAATCAATCCCTggtccattttaaaatttccctgatTATGACAGAGATGCCTTTTTACAGTTGGTTTCTTTGAATATGATTCCCAAATAAGATAGACACATTGTGTTTGTCCCATATGTTCCTTGGATATCTTTTTACTCCAAACCTGTTCTCTGTTTCCCCcttgtttttattctattatttaataATGCCTGTCTTAGGAGGTTGTTACCCTCCCTGGTTATGAAGCTTTCCATCAGCCCTTTACCTAAATGAGGTGCTTCCTGACATTGGCTGCTCacaggaatcacctggggagagaTTTGAACACTCTCCGTGCTCAGCCCGCACCCAGACTAATTCAGAACCCCCAGGTGTGGGGTCAATGTccctatttttagaatttttattttttaattgaagtatagttgatttacaatgattcaggtgtacagcatagtgattctatatatatatattctttttcagattcttttcccttataggttattacaaaacattgaatatagttccctgtgctaacagtaggtccttgttctttattttatatataatagtatgtatctgttaatcccaaattcccaatttatccctcccctgttccccctttggtaaccataggtttgatttttatgtctgtgagtctatttctgttttgtaaataagttcatttgtatcatttttttagagtccacatataaatgatatcatatactatttgtctttctctgacttacttcacttagtatgataatctctaggtccatccatgttgtgcaaatgacattatttcattcttttgtatggctgagtgatattcgattgtatatataaatacacataccacatcttctttatccattcatctgttgatggccatttagtttgtttccacgtcttagctattgtaaacagtgctgctatggacatcggggtgcatgtatcttttcaaattagaggtttcatctccggatatatgcctaggaatgggattgctgggtcatatggtaactctatttttagttttttaaggcagcatctgtattttaaattttaaacaacctttatttttttaagagcagttttaagtttgtAGCAAAATTGAGCTGAAAGTCCAGAGATTTCCCTtacacccctccccaccacacatGCACAGGCTCCCCGCACTACCAACATCCCCAGAGTGCTGCGTTTGTTACAATGGATGGAGCAACACTGACACGTTATATCACCCAAAGTCCGTAATTTACATTagtgttcactcttggtgttgtatattctgtgggttttgacagatATATAATGACGTGTattcattatagtatcatacagaacagtttccctgccctaaaaatcctctgtgttcctcCTATTCACCCCTCCCGCCCCTCTAACCCTTGGCACCCACTGATCTTTTTACGGTCTCCCTAGTTTTGccatttccagaatgtcatagagttaaATCACACAACacgcagccttttcagattggcttctttcacttagtaatatgcattaagttttcctccatattttttcatggcttggtaACTCATTTCTTTATAGTGCTGAATAAAAGTCCGTTatctgaatgtaccacagtttatgtattcattcatctctTGAAGGATATATTGGTTGCTTCCACGTTTTGGCCAGGATGAATAAAACTGATATAAACATCTGTGAGCATCTCTATGTttaaagccccccccccccattccaGTGTGTATCCAGGGTTGAGAATCATAGGGCAGATGGTTTGGTGTCCACTGATGACGACCGTTTACTTTCACCATCCTATATGGTAGCCCCCAGCTacctgtggctatttaaattaattaatatgatataaaattaaaaattcagtcctTCAATCACAGTGGTCACACCTCAGGTGCCCATTAGTCActtgtggccagtggctactggattggacagtgcagatatagaatatttccatcattccagaaagttctatTAGGCAACACTGGCCTAAACCCTTTATTTCACAGGAGATGCAAAAAGATTTCCTAATTccataatttcttctttatttgttgGCTGTAACTCTTCTACAAGGAAGAAACCTCTGTTTAGCTGTTTGTTTACTCTGAATTACAGTTTTCACAGGAAAGGCAGGAGACATACACGATTCTGCTTACTTTAGCAATGTTTAAATCAGAGCCTCaacagatttctctttttttttttttttttttttgcggtacgcaggcctctcactgttgtggcctctcccgttgcggagcacaggctccagacgcgcaggctcagcggccatggctcacgggcccagccgctccgcggcatgtgggatcctcccggaccggggcacgaacccgcgtcccctgcatcggcaggcggactctcaaccactgcgccaccagggaagcccttttctttcttttctgaggaCCATAATGAACCTGTGGGTTTTTACGTATTTGATGTCTTTCAATCTGTTGCTAatgttcttcttctttatttttttaaaaaaatatttatctattttgggctgtgccgggtctttgttgtggcatgcgggatcttcagttgcggcacgcggacttcttagttgtgggacgcatgcggaatctagttccctgatgagggatcgaacccaggccccctgcagggggagtgcggagtcttaaccactggaccaccagggaagtccctgacattCTTCTTTTGAAGCTCAAATAATTCCAACTTTGGCTTCTTCAAGTTGGCCCCCAAGTCTCTGGACAGAAGCCCAGTCATCCTGGAGAGCTTCGTATTTTTGGTGTGACAAGATGTTCTAGGCTCGCTTTGATTTTTCCTGCCTCTGACCTGGAGCCAGCCTTTACGCCAAAACTCGGGTTACTTCCCAgagggaaataatattttagagacAATAATCTGTACTCTTAGCAATCTAGATGAGAGATAACAAAATCTCCAGGCTCTCAGCGGTCAAGACGCCCAACACTGCCCACCTGTCTATGAGTGGGAGAGACTCATTCTAATTGGTCAGTGCCTCTGCCTCTCGGTGTCCCTTCTCTGCTCCTGCTTCCTCAGTGCGCGTCTGTATTTATCCCTAACAGGGTCTGTTAGACAAGCAGGAGAAGCTTCTGTTATATCCTGGTAGCCGCCAGGGCTGTCCGCCCTGTTATGTCTGTCCACCCGCTCTCCCCAACCTCTGTAAATAACCTGTCACAtgactcccttccctctctccaatCTGATCTAATTCTCTCCCTGCTCTCTTGGGCCCTCTAATGCTCTCTCCTATGCCGGCCTGGCCTAAGAGGATTGGAGAATTTGCTAAATGCGACCAGGATAGGGTCAGAGGACCGGCTGTGGGGAGACTCAGGGGCCAGGATGGCCACAGGAGGGCGGTAGAGGAATGGGGAGACGGAGAGACAGTGGGGCAGAGAGGAGTGAGTGATGCCCCCACCTgagacgggggtggggagggtggggggggagggacgaacgacggggggggggggaggggacatGCTCCCTGGCCGTGATGGTTAGCAGTATTTGCATGGTCACTGGAtacatatttattctattttatttatttatttttaagatttaattgtatttatttttggctccattggatcttcgttgctgcgtgcaggctttctctagttgtggcgagcggggggcttcgttgcggtgcccgggcttctcatttcagtggcttctcttgtggagcacgggctctaggcgcgcaggctcagtagttgtggcgcacaggcttagttactccacagcatgtgggatcttcccggaccagggcttgaacccgtgtcccctgcattggcaggcggattcttaaccactgcgccaccagggaagtcctggatgcatatttaaaaaataaaataaggtaaaatatcaATGAAGAGGGTGTGAGAAAAAAAGGGATGGAGGAACCGAGAGACAGAAGAAACACTGTCTGGAATTTCCAGTggtatgtgctaggcattgtgcaAAGAACTAGGATTCCATCAACTCCTCATAAACctcttttatattaaatatatacaaaaactgtatatatttaatgtacacaacttattgagtttggagataagtgtAATGAAGTTttgattaaaaatgcaaatacatcCGAGTATGTCTCTGAATCTCAACAACATGTTCCATCCACTGCTCAGGTCATCGCAGATAAATCAGGGAAAGGAGATCCTGCAGCTTCATCTTTTCTTCCTGAGAGCATCTCCCCGGGACTTATGttgggaagggcattccagacaCCCTGACAGCACCAACTGCTGAAATGTCAGTCTCATGGCCACCAAGGAAGCGGGGGTTTGAGAAAGGTTTGGACAACATCTGCCAATATGTCCCATGTCCCCTTCAGCTCTCCTCTGACCACACTGAGATTCTGCAGgtgctggcctggcctggcctaaGAGGTTGGGCCACGTGGTGAGTCAGACTAGGTCATGGCCAAAGAAacctgctggggagaagcccagggactgagggggagggagagagaccagAGAGGGAGCGGAAAGGGGAAGCATGGGTCTCCACAGGGCAGAGAGGTGGAAGACGGGTGAGTCAGAGGAGGGAAGAGTTGGAAGTGGGGGTGGGCGGTTGTTTCCACGGCAGAAGAGCAAGGCTGCCCATTTCCTCAGCACTTCCTGTGTATCAGGCTCCGTGCCCAGTGTGTAAATGACACACTCTGTGTAATTCACACCCACCCCCAGGTGGCTGTTACCCAAAGCGTCATGGATGTCCCGCTGTCCACATGGCTTTCTCTGAACGGTCCAAGAAGCAGATAGACTTGGTAAGACTCGAGAGAGCAGAGGGGTTAAGGGCTGTGGTCTCCGGCTGGGCAGCCTTGTTCACGCTCAGCTCAGACGCCTGAGGTCTTCTCAGAAAGGCACTTGAGTGCTCTGAGATTTGGTGTGACCTCCTGTAGGCGAGGGATTAGGCTGCTGGCCTTAAAGGACCTTTTGTAAGGGTATTAGAGTATAAAGGGCAGCAGCTGTCACATGGGGAGTGACACAGGCTGGGGGGACCTTGCCAGTTTGGGTTTTGAAAGCAAGACTcggctgcctcagtttcctctccttcctgccccgcccccatctccccctctctgctctgctgtgtcccctctctctgcctctgatcTGTCTCCTCCGCCCCTCAGTGTCCTGGAggggtctttgtgttttttcTGTCTCCATTCCTACCGGGGTCTCTCTGATAAGCACAAAGGGTCTCATTCTATCCTGGCAATTGTCTCTCCACCTCCAAACCACAGACTGTCATGTGGACCTCTAAATCCCTGTTAATTCTCACTATATTTTGCTGAGGCCGGCCTGGCCTAAGAGGATTGGAGCATTTTCTAAATGGGACCAGGACGGGGCCAGAAAACTGGCTGTGGGGAGACCCAGGGGTCAGGATGGCCACAGAGAGCAGCAGAGAAACTGGAGACAGAGGGAACATGAAACTGGTGCAAGGTTATAAGGACCATGGACCCCAAATAAAGACTTTGTAGATATCTATCCATCTATGAGTGGACCCTTGACTTATGACAAATTACCCAGCCTCTCCATAAACTGACCATTGGAAATCCAtgaggaaaaagcaaaaagaaatcccTATGCCACAGTATACATCCACAATCAATTCTAGatgttttaaaaccaaaacatgggagttaaaactgtaaaaattttAGAGAAGAAGACAATATCTTTATAACCATGTGATAATGAAATGtcttaaacaagagaaaagaaaaagcattaacgctagaagggaaaagaacaactccaccccaccccccccaaagcCCTGAGCTATATTGAATACAGGCTGGGGATCTCAGGCCGATGTTATCTGTGAACCGTTTTCAGTGTGTGACAAGGCAAGTAGACCTTGAACTTCAGCTTTTATAAACTTTTATGTCAACCTGAAAGTGGGGGCATATCTtgtgaaaatcattttaaatttaaaaaaaatacatttattgttTTACAGCGTATCAGCTTGCCACTGATGGAAAGAAAAACACCGGTTCATCACAAAAGATAATGAGAGGCACTGAAATACacaacattaaaataaagaaattctacTTATAGAAGAAATACACATCGGAAAAATGTTTGCAACACTTTAACCACCAAAAGGGATAGACACATAAAtccaaacaaattaagaaaaatgggggaaaaggaCAATTTACAAGTATTCCTAGTGTCCGATTAACACGTGAGACGATCTTGCTTAACTTGTCCATCATTGGAGACATCAATATTAAAACTACAAAGGAGCCACAAGACGGCAGATCGGCAAACATTAAAAAGTCTCAAATCCTAAACGGCCGACAGGCTGGGCTGGAGCGCTGAGCTAATGATGTTGGTTCAGGTCGCACAGGAAGTTCTCCGGCAGCGTCCGCGAAACCGGAACACACACCGCGAGCAGCAATTCCACAGCTCACTTAGGCATTGACAGAAATGCCCACGGGCGCCCCGAATaacggggcgggggcggggacatTCAGAGCTGCGCGACCGGTGACACAAAAAtgtcccctccccaggctggATCAAGGGAGGTGCAGTCAGGCTGCGGAGAGTAACCGGCTGTGAACCCCAAGCAGCCACATCTTCCCGCACCGCGTGGGTGCCAAGCGCAGGCCCCCAACGCCCTAGTCCCCTCTGACCCCGCGGGGTCTGCAGGGCTTTGCGGGGACAGATGACCCTATAAGTTCAGTAACCGCTTGGGGTCTAAGTCGTTCTCATCCACAGACTCATCTCTCTTTCGGGACCCAGACATCAAGGGAGAGGGGGATCCGGGGGAGGGGTCTTGGGGTGAGAATACCACTGTAAAATCTGGAATTGGAAAAGGATCTGGGCCAAAGTTGGGGGCGTAGGGGTCCAGAGGCCAGactggggccggggccggggctgaAGCAGCCTGGACGGGCGCCTGGGCGCCTTGTGCCGGGGCCCACATGGCCCGGCCGTGGCTGGAGATGCTGGCCTCTGGCGCTGGGAGCATCCCCGCGGGGCTGCGCGCAGGCGGGCTGCGGAATCCCGGGCCGTCTGGGAATGCGGGGCCGGCAACTGCGGCGGCAGCGGCAATGACAGGGGCAGGCGCGGGCCCGGGGGCGCAGGGGATCCCGGGGTCCATGGGAGCATCGCGGGCCCTCTGGCTTCGGGCCTTGGCCAGTCGCTCCAGCCGCGAGCGTTGGGCCCGGCGGTTCTTGAACCACATCTGGGGAGACAGGGGACCGGGAGGAGGCGTAAGAGGCGAGAGGCTGCGTGCACTCGCCTCTGCCCCGGGTATGAGGCTGCCCCGCCCGGGTGATAAGCCGGCCTCCCCTCTCCCTCGGCCCTCCAGACCCAATTTGTTGCCCCTGGTGTTCAGGAGGCCGCCggggaggggtgcagagggcaggaGGGCCTGGGGGCCAGGAAGGGGTCTGCCCGAGAGGTCCGCGGGTTCAGAGGTCCTGAGGTCTGCGCACGGGGAGACCACGGGGGGCGTCAGTCCCGGCCGGATGCGCTTGGAGGGCTTGTATGGCACAGGGTTGAGGCGGACTCGGGGTCCAGCCCTGGGTCCGCACCCGGGAGACCCCTTGCTTGCTGCGTGACCCAGGGCAGCACCGGACCGCTTTGGCCTTGCTGATCCCCTCCTGCAGAGCGAAGAGGGCGGAAAGGTGGCCCAGGGGCAGGGCACTGGATAGGCGGCGAGGTGGGAGCGCgtctggcggggggcggggcctggtGGGGGGCGCGTCAGACCTGCAGTTTGTGCTCCTCTAGGCTGAGCCTGGTCGCCAGGCGCAGGCGGTCCTGGTAGCCGGGGTACGCATTCTTCTGGAAGTATTCCTTGAGCACGTCCAGTTGCTCTTTGGTGTACACCGTGCGCTCCTGCCGCTTCCTCTTTGGGGGTCCTGAGCTCCGTGTGGGGCCTGgccaagggggaagcagggtCACATGAGCCCCAGCAACAGCCCCCAGCCCGCCTGGCACCCTCTGCCTACCTGCGCCAGGCCCTTGGGAGCAGCCGGGGGGCTCAGGCCTGAGGGCGGCAGGCAGTGCGTGGAGAAGCCTGCGGCATCGGGACCAGATGTTCTTGGTCAGACTCAAGCTCTCCGTACTTCAGCCCCAGCCCCtgtacctctctgggcctcagtgaaCACAGCTTTGAAATGGGCCTGATCACAGCTCCTGGAGTACTCCAGGTCCCCCAGCCTGGGAAGGCACGCAGGACAGGCTCCTTAGCGCTCCCCCTCTCCCATCCAAGGGCTGGAGCCACCCTGACGTTTACAGGGGACCACTGCGTGCCAGGCTGTCTGCTCATCTCACCCCAGTAATGTAATTCCATTCCCCAGACTCCGCTAAGCCCTCCCCACAGCACAGCGCAAGAAGCGCTCTCAGACAGCTGGGCCCTTCTCTGGATGCCCAGGAGGCCTCCCAGCCTTGGCCCTAGGACACCCCTTGCACAACCCCACCGCCGGCCCAGAGCCCTCCTGGTGGCCCAGACTCACCCATGAGAGACTTGGGTTCTCGCTTCCTCCTCACTGCTGCTCTGCTGTCTGCATCTGAGGCTCTGCTCACAGGGCCTGGGGCTTACATCCCAGCTTTATGCTGTGCCCACCTGGGCACACCCTAAGGGTCCTGGAACCCACCCTGTCTTGCCCCACCCTCAGACTCACTCCTTTGCAGGAGATGCAATCATTGATTAATCCTTTTTGTATTGAGCCAGCAGCTACTCGCTGGGCCTTTCCTGGGAGCTGCTAATAGCCCTGTGTGTTAAGACAGCCTGGGTcctgcccttttcccttctggGATGAATGAAGGGTCCGGTTTGCCTGTGTGACTCAGGATCTTGGGTCTCAGGAGCCCAGCTTTCTGCCTCTCCCGGCCGCATAGACCTGGGACTAAACATCAGACTGAACTCCTGGGTCGTGCCAGGGTCTCCTGGGGTCAGGGGGGGACACAGCTTAATATGCTCATCCCCAGGGAACTTTTATTATCATCAGTGGGAGATGACAATTAAACAAGTGATCAGAGGctctgggtaaaaaaaaaaaaaaaaaaaaaacaagtgatcAAGTACAACCTGAAACAAAGCAGAGAGAACTCGTTATTTGATTTACGTCACTCTCTGTTGCTCGCGCGGGCGTCCTGCCATTTAC contains the following coding sequences:
- the LOC125962638 gene encoding tetrapeptide repeat homeobox protein 2-like, which translates into the protein MILEDAGAQPPLAGDKELGVVLITQDWTWEKPEPLGKMRSPGGLGSYSPCSQLYSQCLGQSQMHSPTRSSGPPKRKRQERTVYTKEQLDVLKEYFQKNAYPGYQDRLRLATRLSLEEHKLQMWFKNRRAQRSRLERLAKARSQRARDAPMDPGIPCAPGPAPAPVIAAAAAVAGPAFPDGPGFRSPPARSPAGMLPAPEASISSHGRAMWAPAQGAQAPVQAASAPAPAPVWPLDPYAPNFGPDPFPIPDFTVVFSPQDPSPGSPSPLMSGSRKRDESVDENDLDPKRLLNL